The window GGATCGGTATGGCCGTTGTTTACGGGGTGGGAGTCGGTGGCGGAGTATCGTGCGGGACATCCGCTGGCGGGGTATGAGCACCTGATGGAGAATGCGGATCTGACTACGGTTCAGGATCTGGGTGCGGTGACGGAGTTGTTGTCTGGCGCGTTCTTCCAGCCGTTCGGCCGGAGTACGAGTCATCAGTTGTGGTCCTCGGCGATGGTGATTACGCCGGCGCTGCGTGGTCTGTTTGGGATCGATGTGGACGGACTTTCGGGAGTGGTTCGGCTCGATCCGCATCTTCCTGCGGATTGGGACAGTGCTTCGGTCGAGCGGGTTCATGTAGGGGAGTCTGTCTGTTCGCTGATGTACCAGCGTCAGGGGCAAAGTCTAGTGGTGAAGATCTCGAATGTCTCAGGGCCTGCGATTCGGCTGGGTAGTGTTGTGAAGGGCTCGAAGGTTGCGTCGGATGGAGCTTCGGTGGCTTTTCCGTTGCCGGGTGTGGAGGTTGCAGTGCCGCATGGGCTGCCGCTGCCGGGTGCTCGAACTGCGCAGATGAAGGTGTTGGGGGAGACCGTGGATGGACACTCGTTGAAGCTGGAGCTGGAGGCTGAGGCGGGTTCGGTTGTTGAGCTTAAGGTTCGGCGGAATGCGGCGAAGCTTAATCTTCATGCCGATGGCGGGACGATCTCCAGCGCGTCCGGTGGGCATGGAAGTGATGGCTTAGAGCAGTTGACGGTGAAGTTCCCGACGGGCACAGGCTATGAGGAACAGGGTGTCACCCTTCGCTGGTAGGGGTGGCCCCCCGGGGTACTCCTTAGCAAGTTCCCTATAATCAACGATATATAAATTTTACCATTCGCAAATATGTGATATTGAATGGGTTATTGGTAAATATGACATTCTAAAAGGTTTAGCTAGATCAACAAAAAGGTCCCGCTCGACAGCGGGACCTTTTTATCTTCTGAATCAATTGTAGCGGCTGGAAGGGAACTCATGCGCCACGCGTAAGTAACTGTAAAGGCTTGGTTTAGGTGGTTTAGGGGCTTGACAGGTTTTTAGCAGTGCTTGTTGATTCCTGGGACAGTCGCGAGTGGCTTTCATTCGTTGAATCGTCCTACTCGGTCACATCGCCGTTTGCCGATGCGTACTAGTACACGTTCAGCGTTTTCCGTTCTTGTTCCTTCGACCCTCAAGAGCTGTTCGGTTTTCACATTGATCGAACTCGGGGAATGAAGCCCGGGACACCCGTCGTGGTTACATCGTTGAGCCTCTGTCTCGTCCGAATGCTATTGATCTCATCAAACGCGTCTTGCGGGAGTGGGGAGATGTTGAAGTTTTCTTTTGCGCGAGCCTCGGTTCTGGTCTTCGCAAGCACAGCGGTGCCGCGCTGCACCCCCCAAGCCAGCAGCACCTGTGCCGGCGTCTGTCCCACTCGTGAGGCGATTGCCTTAATGACGGGATCTTCGAGTGGCCCTGCACTCATTCCATGACCCAACGGCGCACCGACCAAAAACACAATGCCTTTCTCATTGCAGAACTTGAGAAACTCTGTTTCCGGAAGATACGGATGTGACTCGACCTGAACAACGGCTGGCTTGATTCTCGCGGCTTCGTAGAGAGGTAGCAGACCGTCCAACGTGATGTCGGAGAGGCCGATGGCCCGGCATGTCCCCTGGTCCACAAGACTCTCCATCGCCCTCCAGGTGTCGAGCAAAGTCACGCCGTGGTCGTAAAAGATATTGCCATTTTGATCTCGCGGATCCTGATCGTCGCCAGGTTGAAATGCAAATGGAGTATGAATGAGATAGAGGTCCAGATAGTTGAGCCTGAGTTTGTCCAGACTCGCATCGAAGGCTGGCTTTACGCGCTCCGGCCGATGATTGGTGTTCCACAATTTTGTGGTAACGAAGATGTCCTCGCGTGATATCTCTCCAGCGGCTAGCCATGCCTGTAGTGCGTCGCCGACCTCACGCTCGTTCCGGTATCGTTCCGCGCAATCGAAGTGTCGAAATCCGGCTTCCAGTGCGTATCTGGTGGCGTTCGTTGTCACGTCGATATCTGGAATCAGGGTGCCAAATCCGAGCACGGGCATATGACCACCGCCGTAGCTAAGCGGGATTTTCTTCAGCCGAAAGTCAGAAGACTCATTCATGGGGACACCTCTGCGTTGTTTTGCGTGCTGAATCATGGGCCAGATTTGAGAAATTAGATGTTGAACTATCAGCAATAGGCATCAACAAAATGACCTATTGCGCGGATTAGTTCAACGAACGCGAACTGGGACGTTTTATGCAACACAATGGAAGTGGTTGAATATTGCGCCGAGGTGGGTCATGGCCAACGAGAGTGTTCAAAAGAATCGACGAGAGTCTTCAAGGGCGAGAGGGAAGTTTTTCTTTCTTTTTGTGTTCCTGCTGATCGACTTAGCCTTGTATCCGTACGCGACCCACCAAGACACTCCCTCTTTGTGGTTTCGGCTACTGAATGTATTGGTCGCGATCTCCTGCGTCTACGCGGTGAGCTTCCGTCGGTGGACATGGATCATTGCACTGGTCCTCGCGGTTCCCGTTGCCCTTCATCACAGCTTCGCCTACGAAATAGCTTCCAGTAAATTAGGGCTTGCGAGCGCCGGCATAACTGTCGTCTTCGACATCTTTATCATCGTTGTCATATTTAAAAAGGCTTTCCAGACACGAGAAGTGAGTGCGGACACTATCTTTGCCGCCGTATCGATCTACCTTCTATTAGGCTTCGCCTTCGCGAATGTCTATTACATACTGGTTACGTTGCAGCATGGTGCTTTCTACCTTGAGCCGGCACTCAATCACCATACGTTGCCCGTTCGATTCGATCTGATCTACTACAGCTTCGTTACGATGACCTCGTTGGGAGCTGCTGGGATCTCACCAGTTAGCGATCAGGCGAGGTCTCTCTCCATCATTGAGTCCGTTGTGGGCATCCTCTACCTGGGCGTTTTGGTATCGCGACTTATTGCCATCTACAAACCTCAAGGTGATTCGGAGACGCAGCCGTAGATCCGCCTGTCGATCTGCATCGCGAGACAAGATGCTTATTGGACCTCGGCGATCCAAGTGGCGTAGGGGGCGAGGGTGATTGGTTTGGTGAGAGGTGCCTGGGTGAGGGATGGGTCGTTGGTTTCCAGTGTTTTGGTTGCGCCCTTGTTGAGGCCTAGCGCGGTGTAGTCGTACTTCAGGGTTTGGGGTTTGTCGGAAAAGTTGAGGGCTACGAGGACGGAGGGTTTGCCGGCGGGGCCTTTGCGCAGGTAGGAGACTACGCTTTCGTTTGGGTTGAGCATCTGCATGCTGCCTTCGTAGAGGGCGGGGTTGGTGCGGCGGAGCTCAATGAGGCGCGTGTACCAGTTGAGCATGGATTCGCGGTCGGGAGACTCGACTGCGACGTTGACGGTCTTGTAGTCGGGTGCAACGGGAAGCCAGGTGGTGTTGGAGGTGCTGAAGCCTGCGTTCTTTGAGTCGTTCCACTGCATGGGGGTGCGCTCGCCGTCGCGGCCTTTTTGTTTTGGCCAGCCGGTGATGCCTTCGGGATCACGGACGTCTTCAATGCGTGTGGGTGTTGTGGTGACCATGCCGATCTCGTCGCCGTAGTACATCTGCGGCGTGGCGCGTGAGGTAAGGAGCAGAGCGGCCATCATGCGGGCGATGCGCGCTTTCATTGCGGGGTCGTTGACGCCGATGCTGTAACGGTCCCAGATGCGGTCCTGATCGTGGTTGCCGAAGAAGAAGTACGGCTGGCCGTGGGCGGGATTGTTTTCGACTTCATCGAGGAGCTGGCGGAATTTCGGAGCGTTGAGTTCGTTGACGTCCGCTACCTGAAAGTCCATGGGGAGTTGGACCTCGTCGTTGTTGGCGCCGTACATCTTGGAGAGTTCGAAGATGTTGGGCTCGTCGGCTTCGCTGATAAGGACGGGGTTGCCGGGATATTCGTCGATGACTTTGCGCATCTCGCGGAGCATGTCGTGAACTTCGGGGAGGTTGTCGGTGTACTTGTGCTGGATGTTGGGGTCGCCGAAGGCGTTGAGGCCGGGCTGAATCGGGTCGTCGTGGAGGTTGGGGTCTTCGAAGAGGCGTGAGACAGCGTCGACGCGGAAGCCGTTGACGCCTTTGTTCATCCAGAAGCGGAGGACGTCCATCATGGCCTTGACGACTTCGGGGTTGCGCCAGTTGAGGTCGGGTTGCTGAACGTAGAAGTGATGGTAGTAGTACTGCTTGGTGGCGGGATCCCACTCCCATGCGGAGTGGCCGAACCAGCTCTGCCAGTTGTTGGGTGGGATGGGTTTGCCGTCGGCGGTGTAGCCCTTGGGGTCGCGCCAGATGTACCAGTCGCGCTTGGGATTGTCGCGGAAGGAGCGCGACTCCTTGAACCATGCGCTCTGGTCTGAGGTGTGGTTGGGGACGTAGTCCATGATGACGCGGATGTTGCGGCGCTTGGCTTCTGCGGTCATGTGCTCGAAGTCGGCCATGGTGCCGTACTGAGGATCGATGGCTGTGTAGTCGGCGATGTCGTAGCCGAAGTCGATCTGGGGTGAGGGGTACATTGGGGTGATCCAGATGGCGTCGATGCCGAGTTGCTTGATGTAGTCGAGGCGTGAGGTGATGCCTTTGATGTCGCCGATGCCGTCGCCGTCGGTGTCCTGGAAGCTGCGCGGGTAGATCTCGTAGATGACGCCGTGCTTCCACCATGGGTCGGCGGTGGTGTTCTTTTGATCGACTGCAGGTGGGACTTGAGTTGCAGTCTGCGCGAAGGCGCTCGGCAGGAAGCTACCGAGCGCCAGGGCTGCGCAGAGGAGATGGTTCGCAAGACTTGAGGTGCGATTTCGCGGTTCGTTCACGAGCTTCCCTCTTTGCGTCACACGATTTTATTTAATGGACCCGATCCATAAAGCATACGGCGGGAGGGTGATGTTCTGCAGGGTGGTTGACTGTTTGAGGTCTGGCGCGTTGGTGAGGAGTGTGCTCACGGTTTTGCCGGAGACCTTGGCTTTACTGGGGTCGAGCGAGATGGTCTGGGGCTGATCGGTGAAGTTGAGCGCTACGATGATTGAAGGATGGCCGGCGACGCCTTCGCGAACGTACGACAGGACGGATGAATTCGACTCGTCGATCATTATCTGTTTTCCATCGCGGAGGGTGGGGTCGCTGCGACGCATCGCGATCAACTGTTTGTACCAGTTGAGGAGCGAGTCAGGATCGCTCTCTTCGGTTTTGACGTTGGTTGTCGTGTAGCTGGGGGGGACGGGAAGCCATGTGGTGGCTGCATCGCTGAAGCCGGCGTTTTTGGAGTCGTCCCACTGCATGGGGGTTCGTTCGCCGTCGCGGCCTTTTTCTTTTGGCCAGCCGGTGATGCCGATGGGGTCCTTGACGTCTTCTTTGCGGGTGGGTGTGGTGGTGACCATGCCTAACTCCTGGCCTTCCCAGAGGAGCGCGGCAGAGCGAGTGGTCAGGAGAATTGCCGCGAGGATGCGGGCGATCTGCTGATTGTGAATGCCGTCACCGTAGCGGTCCCAGGAGCGCACGTTGTCGTGATTGTCGAAGACGAAGAGAGGCTGGGAGCCGTGAATCTTTGTTTCGGCGTCGTCGAGGTTGGTGCGGAATTTGGCGACGTCGAGCTTGTCGTGATCGCCGTGGAAGCCGACGAGGAAGTCCATGGGGAGCTGCAGCTCGTTGTGCTTTTCGCCGCCGTACCACATGTCGAGAGCGGCGGTGTTGGGCAGGTACGTTTCGCCGATGAGGACGCGGTCGCCGGAGTAGGAGTTGATCATCTCGCGCATGCGGCGGATGGTGTCGTGGACCTCGGGGAGGTTGGATTGGTAGGCGTCGGAGTAGTTGGGGTCGCCTTGCGCGTTGGTGCCGCCGAGATTCTTCTCTTCGCGCAGCTGAGGATCTTCGAAGAGGGTGGGGATGGCGTCGAGGCGGAAGCCGGCTACGCCGCGGTCGAGCCAGAAGCGCATCTGGTCGAACATAGCTTTTTCAACGACTGGGTTGCGCCAGTTGAGATCGGGTTGCTGGACGTAGAAGAAGTGGTAGTAGTACTGATGGACGGCAGGGACCCACTGCCAGGCGGAGCCGCCGAAGGTTGAGGTCCAATTGTTAGGCGGGACGCGGCCTTCGTGCTCGTATCGCTTCTGAAATTCGGTGACGCCGGTGGAGTTGGCGGGGATGCCGTCGTTCCAGACGTAGTAGTTGTGTTTGGGGTTGGTGCGCGAGCTGGCAGCGTCGATGAACCACTGGTGCTTGTCGGAGGTGTGGTTGAGGACCATGTCGAGGATTATGCGGATGTTGCGTTTTTTGGCCTCGGACTGGAGATGGTCGAAGTCGGCGAGCGTGCCGTAGTTGGGGTCGATGTTTTCGTAGTCGGAGATGTCGTAGCCGAAGTCGACCTGAGGCGAGGGGTACATGGGAGCGATCCAGATGGCGTCGACGCCGAGGTTCTGGAGGTAGTCGAGGCGCTGGGTGATGCCGTTGAGGTCGCCGACGCCGTCGCCGTTCGAGTCCTGATAGCTGCGTGGGTAGATCTCATAGAGGACGGCGTGCTTCCACCATGGGCCGTCGTTGTGCGGCGTTTGACTGACGGCTGGTGATGCAGCGCTCCAGAGGATGGAGGCGGCCAGAATGGCGAGGGTTTGAGGGAGGCGAAGCCACCGTGGGGATGAGGTGCGATGGTGTCGGTTGATGGTCATTCATGCCTCCTGGAGTCCCGGAACACTATAGCATTCGACATGGCAATGGCGATTGTTTGACAAGGCATTATGCTGTGTGAGGCAGCGACGATTTAGTCGTGAGTTCTAGATTAGTTTGTGATTCTGGTTTGCGTGGGTGCCGCACGATCGGCGGATGACTGTTTTGGTCTGGAGAAGAATGTCCCGGGTGGGTTGATCGGGCCTTTCGAGCCGCTGCAACATAGTTGCGATCGCCATGGCACCAATCTCGGCGCAGTTCTGGTGCTGCGTGGTGAGGGGGACGGGCAGGAGGCTGGCGTACTTGACGTCGTCGACACCGACGATGCGGATCTCTTCGGGGACACGGACGCCGTATGAGGCCAGGCCCTCCATGACTTTGATTGCAGTGACGTCGTTGGCGCAGACGATTGCATCGGGTCTGCATTGCTTCAGCAATCTCTGAATGAAGTGGTGATCTTCGGGGTCGCCGCGGCATACGAGGTCTTGTTGAAGATGGATTCCGTGTGCGAAGAGAGCTTCGCGATAGCCGGCGATGCGGCCAACGACCGTTGAGGCGGAGAGAGGTTTGGCAACGAAGGCGACGCGCTTCGCGCCGTGAAGGAGCAGGTGCTGTGTGATGACGAAACCCGCACGACGGTTATCGATTCCGACGAGGTCGTACTTCGAGCGCATGGGATATGCGGTGTAGCAACGGTCGAGCAGGACGATTTGAATGCCTGCGCGATCGAGCGCGGATGTGATGCGCCGATTGACGGCGTCTTTTTCGGGTGTGAACTCCAACGGAGCAAAGAAGACACCGGAGACTTTCTGCGCGATGTATTTGTGGCAGAGATGCTCGGCCTCCTTTTCCTTCTGTGCGAGTTCACCGATGGAGTGTCCCCAGAGGAGGGAGTGGGGCTTGGCTAATGGCGACCGCATCATGCCGTGGCATATTGGCTCGAAGATCTCGGTGCGCCCGAGGTCTGGAATGAGTAGACCAAAGACGTGGCCGCGGGAGGCTGCCGGAGCGATGACGTGGGTGCCAGACCCGGGTCGCCGCGAGACCAAGCCTTGAAGCTGCAGCTCGTGCACGGCCTTCGCGATGGTGATGCGCGAGGTGTTGTACCGCTTTCCAAGTTCTGCCTCGCTGGGGAGGCGATCCCCACGCTGCAGCGAGCCTGTCATGATGGCCGAGTGAAGTTCCTCGTAGACCTGCCGGTATTTGGGAGTTGGGGATGGCGTCGAGGTGGTACCGCTTTGGTCGGGGCGCACTTCGGGCACAGAAGTGTTCGCTTTTAGAGTGGTGCTTCGGGGTGAGGGTCCAACCTTCATGTCCACCTGCCACTTGGATCGACCGCAAAACAACCTGGTGACTAATGTATAGACAAAGTCTTCTGCTGAGCGAGTTCTGATTTTTTTTTATTTTCGACCTGGTGGTCAACCTTTCGGTTGATATTGAACTCATCCTGAATCAAAGTTTCGGCGCGACTTTTAGACGGAAGGCGCACTTTTTATTGGAGTTTTTGACGAATTCATTCGGCATGCCCTGGTTTTGAACTCTAAATTGGTCTGACCAATATTGGTTGGTAAATCGGTGGACCTTCCTGAGAGCGTCGTGCGGCGTTATCTGTTCGGAAACAAACGTGCGCAACGACGTTGACACGCCCTAACCCGAGCGCGTAGGTTTCGATGCGTTTCGGAAGACATGTATTTGGGTGCGACGAGCAGGGCGGGGCAAACGTTAAACCGCCTGTTTTTTAGTTACGAGCCACGCGTGAGCGATGTGTAGCAGTGCAGATAACGTCGCCAACAGAAACTGCAGGGCCCTTTGGAGGTTTTCATGAGATTCATGACGCGTCGGATGGTCGGGTTGCTCTCTGCGTTCGTTCTTTTGACATTTGCGCCGATGGCCTATGGGCAGGCGGTTTACGGTTCGATCTTCGGAAGTGTGGTTGATGGCACTGGCGCTGCTATACCCAACGCCAGCGTGGTGGTGAGCGATACCGGGAAAGGAACCTCTATCACTGTTCAGTCGAATGGCAGTGGTGAGTTCACTGCCGAACACCTCATCCCAGACCTCTATGACGTAAAGGTGACTGCGACTGGTTTCAAAGGGTTTGAACAGAAGGGTATCCAGGTAAATGCGGATGCTTCGACGAAGATTGTAGCTTCCATGACTATTGGAGCTACGGGTGAGACCGTGGAAGTCGATGCGGATGCGGTTCCCCAGTTGAAGACAGATCGCGCGGACGTGGCCGTGAACTTCACCTCGCAGGAGCTGGAAAATCTTCCAATTCCCGATCACAACTTTACGAATCTGCAGTTGCTGTTGCCCGGCGCGGTGCAGTTGGGATGGTCGCATGCTGCGGATGAGAACCCGCAGGGGTCAAAGCAGATTCAGGTGGATGGACAGGCGTTTGGTGGTGTGAACTACACACTGGACGGTACGGACAATCAGGATCCGATCCTTGGCATCATCGTCATCAATCCAAATTCGGATTCGATGTCTGAGGCTAAGATCGCAACGCAGAACTTCGACGCTGAGTTTGGTAAGGCTGTGGCCTCTGTGGTCACGGTGCAGACGAAGTCTGGTTCGAATGCGTTTCATGGGACGGCGTTCGACAACCGCGAGAGCGCGGCGAACCTGGCGCGCGATCCATTCACACAGCCTGGTTCCGGCCCGATTCCCGGTGCATTGAAGAATCAGTTCGGCGGATCTGTTGGCGGGCCGATCATAAAAGACAAGCTGTTCTTCTTTGGCGATTATCAGGGCGTCCGTCAGAAGGTCGGCTTCTCGACAGTTCAAACCGTGCCTACTTCGCAGCTAGTTTCAAGTTGCCTTAGCGGTAATGGTTGCGATTTTAGCCAGTACGTTAACTATGGTGCGAGCCTCGGAGGCGCTACCAATCCCTATCAAATTTATCAAGCGGATGGAACTCCGTACCCGAATGCGATTATTCCGAATGCGCAGCTCTCGCCCGTAGCTCTTAACCTGTTCAAGCTGCTGCAACCTTATGCACCAAATTCTCCGGGAAGCTTTGGTGGGTTGTCGAATAACTACTCCGGTGGTGGAACGGGTCTGTTCAACAGCAATCAGTGGGACGTTCGCGGAGACTGGACGGTGAATGGTAAGGTTCACGTCTTTGGCCGGTTCAGCCGGTTCACGGATCTTCTCTCCGGCGCCACGCTATTTGGACTAGCGGGCGGTTCAGGACTCGGTCTGGGCGGCTATGGAGGCACGTC is drawn from Edaphobacter lichenicola and contains these coding sequences:
- a CDS encoding aldo/keto reductase, giving the protein MNESSDFRLKKIPLSYGGGHMPVLGFGTLIPDIDVTTNATRYALEAGFRHFDCAERYRNEREVGDALQAWLAAGEISREDIFVTTKLWNTNHRPERVKPAFDASLDKLRLNYLDLYLIHTPFAFQPGDDQDPRDQNGNIFYDHGVTLLDTWRAMESLVDQGTCRAIGLSDITLDGLLPLYEAARIKPAVVQVESHPYLPETEFLKFCNEKGIVFLVGAPLGHGMSAGPLEDPVIKAIASRVGQTPAQVLLAWGVQRGTAVLAKTRTEARAKENFNISPLPQDAFDEINSIRTRQRLNDVTTTGVPGFIPRVRSM
- a CDS encoding glycoside hydrolase family 13 protein; translated protein: MTINRHHRTSSPRWLRLPQTLAILAASILWSAASPAVSQTPHNDGPWWKHAVLYEIYPRSYQDSNGDGVGDLNGITQRLDYLQNLGVDAIWIAPMYPSPQVDFGYDISDYENIDPNYGTLADFDHLQSEAKKRNIRIILDMVLNHTSDKHQWFIDAASSRTNPKHNYYVWNDGIPANSTGVTEFQKRYEHEGRVPPNNWTSTFGGSAWQWVPAVHQYYYHFFYVQQPDLNWRNPVVEKAMFDQMRFWLDRGVAGFRLDAIPTLFEDPQLREEKNLGGTNAQGDPNYSDAYQSNLPEVHDTIRRMREMINSYSGDRVLIGETYLPNTAALDMWYGGEKHNELQLPMDFLVGFHGDHDKLDVAKFRTNLDDAETKIHGSQPLFVFDNHDNVRSWDRYGDGIHNQQIARILAAILLTTRSAALLWEGQELGMVTTTPTRKEDVKDPIGITGWPKEKGRDGERTPMQWDDSKNAGFSDAATTWLPVPPSYTTTNVKTEESDPDSLLNWYKQLIAMRRSDPTLRDGKQIMIDESNSSVLSYVREGVAGHPSIIVALNFTDQPQTISLDPSKAKVSGKTVSTLLTNAPDLKQSTTLQNITLPPYALWIGSIK
- a CDS encoding ion channel codes for the protein MANESVQKNRRESSRARGKFFFLFVFLLIDLALYPYATHQDTPSLWFRLLNVLVAISCVYAVSFRRWTWIIALVLAVPVALHHSFAYEIASSKLGLASAGITVVFDIFIIVVIFKKAFQTREVSADTIFAAVSIYLLLGFAFANVYYILVTLQHGAFYLEPALNHHTLPVRFDLIYYSFVTMTSLGAAGISPVSDQARSLSIIESVVGILYLGVLVSRLIAIYKPQGDSETQP
- a CDS encoding GntR family transcriptional regulator, which produces MPEVRPDQSGTTSTPSPTPKYRQVYEELHSAIMTGSLQRGDRLPSEAELGKRYNTSRITIAKAVHELQLQGLVSRRPGSGTHVIAPAASRGHVFGLLIPDLGRTEIFEPICHGMMRSPLAKPHSLLWGHSIGELAQKEKEAEHLCHKYIAQKVSGVFFAPLEFTPEKDAVNRRITSALDRAGIQIVLLDRCYTAYPMRSKYDLVGIDNRRAGFVITQHLLLHGAKRVAFVAKPLSASTVVGRIAGYREALFAHGIHLQQDLVCRGDPEDHHFIQRLLKQCRPDAIVCANDVTAIKVMEGLASYGVRVPEEIRIVGVDDVKYASLLPVPLTTQHQNCAEIGAMAIATMLQRLERPDQPTRDILLQTKTVIRRSCGTHANQNHKLI
- a CDS encoding glycoside hydrolase family 13 protein; the encoded protein is MNEPRNRTSSLANHLLCAALALGSFLPSAFAQTATQVPPAVDQKNTTADPWWKHGVIYEIYPRSFQDTDGDGIGDIKGITSRLDYIKQLGIDAIWITPMYPSPQIDFGYDIADYTAIDPQYGTMADFEHMTAEAKRRNIRVIMDYVPNHTSDQSAWFKESRSFRDNPKRDWYIWRDPKGYTADGKPIPPNNWQSWFGHSAWEWDPATKQYYYHHFYVQQPDLNWRNPEVVKAMMDVLRFWMNKGVNGFRVDAVSRLFEDPNLHDDPIQPGLNAFGDPNIQHKYTDNLPEVHDMLREMRKVIDEYPGNPVLISEADEPNIFELSKMYGANNDEVQLPMDFQVADVNELNAPKFRQLLDEVENNPAHGQPYFFFGNHDQDRIWDRYSIGVNDPAMKARIARMMAALLLTSRATPQMYYGDEIGMVTTTPTRIEDVRDPEGITGWPKQKGRDGERTPMQWNDSKNAGFSTSNTTWLPVAPDYKTVNVAVESPDRESMLNWYTRLIELRRTNPALYEGSMQMLNPNESVVSYLRKGPAGKPSVLVALNFSDKPQTLKYDYTALGLNKGATKTLETNDPSLTQAPLTKPITLAPYATWIAEVQ